One genomic segment of Oncorhynchus mykiss isolate Arlee chromosome 10, USDA_OmykA_1.1, whole genome shotgun sequence includes these proteins:
- the LOC118936833 gene encoding uncharacterized protein LOC118936833 isoform X1 — protein MNLSVSVPPLQSGTGVNLSVSVPPLQSGTGMNLSVSVPPLQSGTGVNLSVSVPPLQSGTGMNLSVSVPPLQPGTGMNLSVSVPPLQSGTGVNLSVSVPPLHSGTGVNLSVSVPPLQSGTGVNLSVSVPPLQSGTGVNLSVSVPPLQSGTGVNLSVSVPPLQSGTGMNLSVSVPPLKSGTGMNLSVSVPPLQSGTGVNLSVFLLSL, from the exons ATGAATCTGTCTGtcagtgttcctcctctccaATCAG GTACCGGTGTGAATCTGTCTGtcagtgttcctcctctccaATCAGGTACCGGTATGAATCTGTCTGtcagtgttcctcctctccaATCAGGTACCGGTGTGAATCTGTCAGtcagtgttcctcctctccaATCAG GTACCGGTATGAATCTGTCTGtcagtgttcctcctctccaACCAGGTACCGGTATGAATCTGTCTGtcagtgttcctcctctccaATCAG GTACCGGTGTGAATCTGTCTGtcagtgttcctcctctccaTTCAGGTACCGGTGTGAATCTGTCTGtcagtgttcctcctctccaATCAGGTACCGGTGTGAATCTGTCAGtcagtgttcctcctctccaATCAGGTACCGGTGTGAATCTGTCTGtcagtgttcctcctctccaATCAGGTACCGGTGTGAATCTGTCTGtcagtgttcctcctctccaATCAG GTACCGGTATGAATCTGTCTGTCAGTGTTCCTCCTCTCAAATCAGGTACCGGTATGAATCTGTCTGtcagtgttcctcctctccaATCAGGTACCGGTGTGAATCTGtcagtgttcctcctctctctctga
- the LOC118936833 gene encoding uncharacterized protein LOC118936833 isoform X5, whose product MNLSVSVPPLQSGTGVNLSVSVPPLQSGTGMNLSVSVPPLQSGTGVNLSVSVPPLQSGTGMNLSVSVPPLQPGTGMNLSVSVPPLQSGTGVNLSVFLLSNQVPV is encoded by the exons ATGAATCTGTCTGtcagtgttcctcctctccaATCAG GTACCGGTGTGAATCTGTCTGtcagtgttcctcctctccaATCAGGTACCGGTATGAATCTGTCTGtcagtgttcctcctctccaATCAGGTACCGGTGTGAATCTGTCAGtcagtgttcctcctctccaATCAG GTACCGGTATGAATCTGTCTGtcagtgttcctcctctccaACCAG GTACCGGTATGAATCTGTCTGtcagtgttcctcctctccaATCAGGTACCGGTGTGAATCTGtcagtgttcctcctctccaATCAGGTACCGGTGTGA
- the LOC118936833 gene encoding uncharacterized protein LOC118936833 isoform X2, with protein MNLSVSVPPLQSGTGMNLSVSVPPLQSGTGVNLSVSVPPLQSGTGMNLSVSVPPLQPGTGMNLSVSVPPLQSGTGVNLSVSVPPLHSGTGVNLSVSVPPLQSGTGVNLSVSVPPLQSGTGVNLSVSVPPLQSGTGVNLSVSVPPLQSGTGMNLSVSVPPLKSGTGMNLSVSVPPLQSGTGVNLSVFLLSL; from the exons ATGAATCTGTCTGtcagtgttcctcctctccaATCAG GTACCGGTATGAATCTGTCTGtcagtgttcctcctctccaATCAGGTACCGGTGTGAATCTGTCAGtcagtgttcctcctctccaATCAG GTACCGGTATGAATCTGTCTGtcagtgttcctcctctccaACCAGGTACCGGTATGAATCTGTCTGtcagtgttcctcctctccaATCAG GTACCGGTGTGAATCTGTCTGtcagtgttcctcctctccaTTCAGGTACCGGTGTGAATCTGTCTGtcagtgttcctcctctccaATCAGGTACCGGTGTGAATCTGTCAGtcagtgttcctcctctccaATCAGGTACCGGTGTGAATCTGTCTGtcagtgttcctcctctccaATCAGGTACCGGTGTGAATCTGTCTGtcagtgttcctcctctccaATCAG GTACCGGTATGAATCTGTCTGTCAGTGTTCCTCCTCTCAAATCAGGTACCGGTATGAATCTGTCTGtcagtgttcctcctctccaATCAGGTACCGGTGTGAATCTGtcagtgttcctcctctctctctga
- the LOC118936833 gene encoding uncharacterized protein LOC118936833 isoform X3 produces the protein MNLSVSVPPLQSGTGVNLSVSVPPLQSGTGMNLSVSVPPLQPGTGMNLSVSVPPLQSGTGVNLSVSVPPLHSGTGVNLSVSVPPLQSGTGVNLSVSVPPLQSGTGVNLSVSVPPLQSGTGVNLSVSVPPLQSGTGMNLSVSVPPLKSGTGMNLSVSVPPLQSGTGVNLSVFLLSL, from the exons ATGAATCTGTCTGtcagtgttcctcctctccaATCAGGTACCGGTGTGAATCTGTCAGtcagtgttcctcctctccaATCAG GTACCGGTATGAATCTGTCTGtcagtgttcctcctctccaACCAGGTACCGGTATGAATCTGTCTGtcagtgttcctcctctccaATCAG GTACCGGTGTGAATCTGTCTGtcagtgttcctcctctccaTTCAGGTACCGGTGTGAATCTGTCTGtcagtgttcctcctctccaATCAGGTACCGGTGTGAATCTGTCAGtcagtgttcctcctctccaATCAGGTACCGGTGTGAATCTGTCTGtcagtgttcctcctctccaATCAGGTACCGGTGTGAATCTGTCTGtcagtgttcctcctctccaATCAG GTACCGGTATGAATCTGTCTGTCAGTGTTCCTCCTCTCAAATCAGGTACCGGTATGAATCTGTCTGtcagtgttcctcctctccaATCAGGTACCGGTGTGAATCTGtcagtgttcctcctctctctctga
- the LOC118936833 gene encoding uncharacterized protein LOC118936833 isoform X4, with the protein MNLSVSVPPLQSGTGVNLSVSVPPLQSGTGMNLSVSVPPLQSGTGVNLSVSVPPLQSGTGMNLSVSVPPLQPGTGMNLSVSVPPLQSGTGMNLSVSVPPLQSGTGVNLSVFLLSNQVPV; encoded by the exons ATGAATCTGTCTGtcagtgttcctcctctccaATCAG GTACCGGTGTGAATCTGTCTGtcagtgttcctcctctccaATCAGGTACCGGTATGAATCTGTCTGtcagtgttcctcctctccaATCAGGTACCGGTGTGAATCTGTCAGtcagtgttcctcctctccaATCAG GTACCGGTATGAATCTGTCTGtcagtgttcctcctctccaACCAGGTACCGGTATGAATCTGTCTGtcagtgttcctcctctccaATCAG GTACCGGTATGAATCTGTCTGtcagtgttcctcctctccaATCAGGTACCGGTGTGAATCTGtcagtgttcctcctctccaATCAGGTACCGGTGTGA